The sequence CGATGCTCAGGATGTTCTTGCAGTGTGCAACGGAAATCCAAAAGGCTTCGGTCGTCTGACCGCTGAGCGTACGTCCGCTTTGGTCGGTGATCGTGCCGGAAATCATGACCGGCATGGCCAAACCCTTCTCTTCCATGTACTTGTCGATCGCGTAGATCGCAGCTTTGGCATTGAGGGTGTCAAAAATGGTCTCGACCAGCAAGAGATCGCAGCCGCCGACAACGAGGCCGTCAATTTGCTCCAAATAGGCTTCGACAAGTTCGTCAAAGCTCACCGCACGGAATCCGGGGTCGTTGACGTCAGGCGAAAGAGAGGCTGTGCGGTTGGTGGGGCCGATCGAACCTGCGACAAAACGGGGTTTGGACGGATCCTTGGCGGTATATTCGTCCGCAGCTTGCTTGGCGAGGCGGGCTGCAGCGACGTTCATCTCGTGCACCAAATGTTCCATCTTGTAATCGGCCTGCGCGATGGAGGTGCTGGTGAAGGTATTGGTTTCCAGGATATCCGCGCCAGCCTCGAGGTAAAGCCGGTGAATATCGAGGATGATTTGAGGCTGCGTGAGTGCGAGCAAATCACTGTTGCCTTGCACAAAATGCGGAAAATCCTTGAAGCGGTCGCCGCGGTAGGCGACTTCATCCAATTTATGACGCTGAATCATCGTACCCATGGCGCCATCAAGGACCAAAATACGTTCATTCAACAGCGATTTCAGGGTGTCTAGCATCATTTGCTTCGCTGAACTGATAATTCTCAACTACTTTGAAAAAGAGGGACAAAGGTAGGTAAAACAATGCAAAATGGAGAATGGAAAATGACAGGGGTTTTGCATAGAAAAGTGGACATATTTGGCACTTCATCGGGAATGCAGGAGAAGCAGGGCTCATCTGATGCGAATACAGAAGAATCATTGGCAATAAGCCCGCATGACACCGATAATTATTTCAAAATTTTCTCATAATCCTTCCCATGACAAAATAATCTATGGATTGGCATACAACTCCCATCTCCACAAATCGCCAAATAACTTGGGAATTTGCCTGCTTGCCGGATTGATTCAGTTGAAAGGCTTCAAACAAACAGCAAGTCCCAATCGAAAAATCGCCATATGCCCATTTAACTGTTCGTACGAGTTGTTCATTTCCATAACATTTCGCAATTTCACGCTAGTCTAAAGCCAGAAGTTTGTCATGAAAGAGCCCATTCAAAAGTCGCAGCAACCCGCGCAGGAGTCCCAGCAGGAAAAAGGCGGTCTATCGATGTCTCCGCCGGAGTTTTCCCTAAGCGCAGGCCCTGTCCAAGCGAAGATGTCGGGCAATCAGCCTGTGCAAATGAAAAATGACCGCACGCCTGAACAGGAAAAGTTGCGGCAGGATTTTGAGGCCTACCGAGACCTCAAAGGGGCTCAAATCACGGATATGGGAGTAAAATCCACCTTCGTGGCCAAGGCCAATTCCTTTATCGAATGGGCTGACAAACGCTCAGGTTGGTTCAATGGCGACCAACGATGGGGTAACGACGATTACAAAAAGAAGCTCAAGAGTGACTTCACCGACTATGTGTCGGTCTTGCAGGGGAAAATCGCCGAACTCAAGGGCGTTGCGCTTGCGGATGCAGAAGCCGCCCTATTGACTGCCAAGGGTTCGCTGGCTGCCGCCCAAATCGCTGTGGAACAAGCATCTACCAACACTGCTGCAGCAGAAAAGGCCGCTGCGGAAGCTGAGTCCGAGGCAATCAAAGCGGAAACTGCGGCCACCAATGCAGAGGCCAATGCCAAGCTCCCCGATGCCGGCGAGCCGGAAAAAGCTGCCGCTGTGAAGGCACGCGAAGCTGCCACTGCAGCCCGTGCTGCTGCGGATGCCGCAAAAAAAGCTGTTGAGGCCGCCAAAGCTTCACAAGAGTTGGCCTCGGAGCAGAAATCGTTTGCTGCTGCCCAAATCTCACAAGCAGAGGCCGTGATTAGCAGCACAAAAGGCATCACTGACCTCCAATCGGCCTACCGTCAGCAAAAAGGCAACGCTAGCCTCAAAAAAGGAACAGAAACGGCTGCGGCTGGGATCAAAAGCAATTCAGAGGCAAGTTTGGCTGCCAAAAACAATGCCGAAGGCAGCGCATCAACCGCCAAAACGGAGGCTACGAAAGCCAAGACCGAGGAAATGAATTCGAAGCCGATACCCGGATTGACCGACAAAATCAAGGAATTGGATGGGTTGACCGATAAAAAAGCGCGCAAGGCTAAAGCAAAGGAACTGATCACGCTTGCAAGGGCGGAAATTGCCAAGTATCCACCCAAAATCGCCACCTACAAAGACCAACCCACTCCGGATTCGTCAGAAAAAGTGCGCGTCATCGGCCAATTGGCGGCAACAGCTGCGCGTGTCGAATGGCTCATTGGCAGTATCTACCTCGAAGGAAGCGGCGACAAGAATAAATGGAAGGGCAATGGCCTCACCAAGGACGAGGAAAAGTTGCTCGGAAACTATTACGAGT comes from Bacteroidota bacterium and encodes:
- a CDS encoding CHAP domain-containing protein, giving the protein MKEPIQKSQQPAQESQQEKGGLSMSPPEFSLSAGPVQAKMSGNQPVQMKNDRTPEQEKLRQDFEAYRDLKGAQITDMGVKSTFVAKANSFIEWADKRSGWFNGDQRWGNDDYKKKLKSDFTDYVSVLQGKIAELKGVALADAEAALLTAKGSLAAAQIAVEQASTNTAAAEKAAAEAESEAIKAETAATNAEANAKLPDAGEPEKAAAVKAREAATAARAAADAAKKAVEAAKASQELASEQKSFAAAQISQAEAVISSTKGITDLQSAYRQQKGNASLKKGTETAAAGIKSNSEASLAAKNNAEGSASTAKTEATKAKTEEMNSKPIPGLTDKIKELDGLTDKKARKAKAKELITLARAEIAKYPPKIATYKDQPTPDSSEKVRVIGQLAATAARVEWLIGSIYLEGSGDKNKWKGNGLTKDEEKLLGNYYESSVGAESSGVWCTAFLGTVYKTVAGLKNNKGKDPNGELWSGYKVGRHGKEASFDYSADQGGQHVGRSEGKKDESFVTLHKEIVKNKDDKAKREELVDQFFTDHFKPQAGDVMIVKRSTNKTANSFTDKGYSHTTMVERLDGHKIYTIEGNAGNRVQGRVYDLTDPDDSGKIVYISRLSLNNFGEKPDPKKPALPFAGPEVSEAELLGPINKLATALTAFAQTKGYINSLAEGQLDVVNNLKQGGGATGPGE